The region GAACTCGGCGACGACGGCAAAAAGATGACCATCGTCGCGACCAAGGGCAGCTTCGACATGGCCTACCCGCCGCTGATCCTCGCGAGCACGGCCGCTGCCTTCGGCTGGGACGTCGTCGTCTTCCACACCTTCTGGGGACTCGACATCCTCCACGAGGAGAAATCGGCAGACCTCAAACTGAGCGCCGTCGGCAACCCGAACATGCCGCTGCCGAACTCGATCGCCGCCCTTCCCGGGATGGACCGCATGGCCACCAAAATGATGCAGAAGAAAATCGACGAAAACGGCACCGCCACCATCCAGGAACTCATCGACCTCTCCCTCGAGCAGGGCGTCGACCTCCAGGCCTGCCAGATGACCATCGAACTGATGGACTACGACGAAGACGACTTCTACGACGGCGTCACGACCGGCGTCGGAGCCGCCACCGCCCTACAGCACATGGCCGAGTCCGACGTGCAACTCCTCGTTTAGTTCGTGACTGGTCCCGTCAGTGGACCTTCGGAGCCGCCCCCGTCCACGAAGCTGTCCCGCTCTTTGTGAGAAGCGATATCGGAACCCGGCGACCGCCGTTCGTGTCAGTTCGTTCATCGGACGGC is a window of Natrinema salaciae DNA encoding:
- a CDS encoding DsrE/DsrF/DrsH-like family protein, coding for ELGDDGKKMTIVATKGSFDMAYPPLILASTAAAFGWDVVVFHTFWGLDILHEEKSADLKLSAVGNPNMPLPNSIAALPGMDRMATKMMQKKIDENGTATIQELIDLSLEQGVDLQACQMTIELMDYDEDDFYDGVTTGVGAATALQHMAESDVQLLV